DNA sequence from the Arthrobacter crystallopoietes genome:
CCAGCTGTTCAGCGTCCACTTCTGCGTGGTGGGAGGGGGACGGGCCTGCCGATGGGCCCGTGGACTCGCCTGCCGCTGCCGGCCGTGCGGCAAAGGCATCGAAGGCCAGATGCAGCACCTGCTGTGCAACGCCGGCGGCAAGGATAAGCGTCCAGGCCGGGGCATCGACGCGGGACAGCACCGTGGCGGCGAGGGTGGTCAGGGCAGTGATGGCGATGAGGACCGGAAGGGCCGGCATGGTCCCTCCTGAGGCGAGATGGGCGACCAGCGCCAGCACCATCGTCAGTCCTGCCGCCGCCAGGACAGGCACAATTCGCACCTGTGTGTGCCGCATGCCGGAGGGTCTCGTGGAAGCACTGGCCATCCTTGCCCTCCGTACCGTTGCTGGTGTTTCGTCCTGTAGGTGGTTCGGAGCCGCCCGCACTACGGATTGCATTCTTGGCAGGAAAGATCCGGAAGCGGGCTACTTCGCGCCGGAGCCGGTGCGGACGTCGCGTGGGATCAGCGGCTTTTCGGCCCGGACTTTCAGCTCCTGCACGGCCCACGTATTGCCGTCCGGGTCGCTGAAGCCGAAGAAGGTCCCGCCGTCGCGCTTGTCGAAAACGGTGATTTCGCTGGCCTCCACACCGCGGGAGAGGAGTTCCTCGCGGGCGGCATTGGCATCGGAAACCACCAGCTGGAGGCCGCGCAGGGAACCGGGCTCCATTTCGCTTTGTGCGGGCAGGTTGCCGACGACGATCGAGCAGCCCGACCCCCGCGGCGTCAGTTGCGCTATATTCATGTGCTCGTTGACGGTGTGATGGTCCAGGCTGAAGCCGACCTTGTCGCGGTAGAACTCAATGGCGCGGTCAATGTCGGCGACCGGCAGCAGCACTACTTCTAGCGTCCAATCCATGGTGCATCTCCTTATCGGCGAGTACTTCCTCGAGCCGATCGTAACCTTCGGCCATGCCCGTTTCCATGCCATCGGCCAGATAGCGTATGCGCGAAGCCAGATCGGGGAAGACGGAGCGCCCGGCCAACCGGGACCGTCCGCCGGGCAGATCCTCGAACGTTGTGTATTCCAAGGTCACGACGCCGGGGTATCCCTCGTACTCGAAAGTATTCAGGATGAACTCGTTGTCGCGAACACTGTGGAAGATGCCGCGGAAGGCGTGTTCAATGCCGTCACCGCGGTGCTGGACGAAGCGGAAGGATCCGCCGCTCCGGTAATCGTGCTCGTCGATCCGGGTGGTAAGCCCGCGCGGGCCGATCCACTGCCGGTACAGCTCCGGATCGGCATGGGCACGGAAGACCTCGGCAGCCGGGTAGTCGAACTCGCGCTCGTACTCGCTGTACGGCAGGCCTTCCGGATTGTTGAGGTTCAGTACGTTGGCCATCATGTCCTCCCGATGCTTGGTGAGGTGCCCGCTCAAGGCGGGCACCGCCGACTCTTCTATGTCTGTCAAGCGCTCTTCAGGCACGGGCTCGCGGCGTTGAGCGTGCGGTGGACGCGTCGGGCTAGGTAGCGTTTGATGCATCGGCGGATTTCCCGGTCGGTGCGTCCTTCTGTTCGCCGTTTCTCCACGTATCTCCGGGTCTCCTCGTCGTGGGTCATCTTGGTGAGAGCGACCATGTGGAGAGCGCGGTTCAGGTTTCTGTCTCCGCCTCGGTTCAGGCGGTGCCGGACGGTGTTTCCTGAGGAAGCGGGGATAGGATTCACGCCGGCCAGGGAGGCGTAGGCCGCCTCGTTCCGAACCCGTCCCTGATGGGACCAGGCGGTGAGGCAGGTCGCTGCAGTGACGGACCCAAAGCCCTTTTCATGCAGCAGGGGTGCGGCCTCGCTGATCTGTACCAGCTCGGTCACTTGCTTGTCATTGGCTTTGAGCTGGTCATCGAGTTCGAGGACACGTTTGGCCAACCGCGTTGCCTCGGTCCGGGCGATGGTCAGGGACAGTTCCTCCTCTCGGGCGCGCCACCGCGACGCTTCAGCGATCTGAGCTGCTGAGAGTGCCCTGCGGGCGTCCAATCCCAGATCATTGGTGCGCAGCAGTGCGGTGAGCGAGTTGACCGAACGGGTGCGCTCGGCGCTCATGGCGTCGCGGGCCGTGACCAGGATCCGCAAGGCCTGGCGCACCCCCTCGTTGAGCCTCGGGCGGCATAGCTTCGCCTGTGGCAGCGGCAACGCGGCTGCGGCAATGTGGTGCGCATCGAGGGCATCGGATTTGCCGACGCCGTGGCGTTTCTTCGCGTCCATTCGCGGAGCCTCGGCCACCGGGTAACCCTCGGCGGCGACAGCGCCGGCCAGGACGGCTCCGTAAGATGCGGCGCCTTCGATCACCCACAGCGTGTCAGCGTCTGCGTCGGTGCGGCGGGCCACCCACGCGATGGCCCTGTTGATGCCGGCAGACGTCGTTGGGAAGTCTCGGGTATCGATCAGCTCGCCGGTCCTGGCTGCAAGGATCGCGTAGACGTGATTGCGGGCGTGGGTGTCGACGCCCACGACAAACGGGTAGGAATGCGCGACGATAGAAATGGCGGTCACGGCACCTTTCCTCAGTGATGGAGATGGTCAGGCCGCTGTCGGCCGGTACCAGTCCGGGTAGGAAACACATCGGAACAGCACTGTGACGGGTCACGCGCCTCAAGGCGGCGGACAATCTTCTGATCAAGCTACCGAGGTGGGCCGGACAGGTCCGGCCGGCCCGCGCCACGGATGGACAAGTCGGCGGCAAGACACTTCATGGTCAACGTACGCTCGAGTCACATCCATGGCCGGCGGAACGGCCAGTACCCATCCTGCCAGCCAGTCCCAGACCAGCTACAAGAAAGTCTCACAGTCGTACTCTGTTTTTGTAGGTGGAATCAGCGCTGGAGTTATGCCGTCCGCGCCCCGGCGAGCAGTTCGTCCAGCCGTTCGTAGCCCTCGGTCATGCCGCCTTCCATGCCGGACTGGGCCATGCCGTCGCGGGCCTCCTGGTTGGGGTAGACGGAGTGGCCGATGAGCTTGCAGCGGCCGCCGCCGAGGTCCTCGAAGGTCATGAACTCGATGCTGACGACGTCCGGGTAGCCGCCGAACTCGAAGGTCTGAACGGCGAACTCGTTATCGCGCACCGTGTGGAAGACGCCGGAGAAGGAGTAGGCGACGCCGTCCGGGCCGGTGTGCAGGTAGCTGTAGCTGCCGCCGGTACGGAAATCATAGTGGTCGATGTCCATTTTCAGGCCGCGCGGGCCGAGCCACTGCTTGATCAGCTCGGGGTCCTTGTGCGCGCGGAAGACGTCCGCGACGGGAAAGTCGAACTCGCGCTCGTAATCGATGAACGGTACGCCTTCGGGGACGGAAAGTTTCAGTGCGTTGCTCATGATGGGTCCTTGGTGGTGTGGGTTTTTGCCTGGGATTGGAGCACGGCGTCGAGGCTGCGGAACTGCCCTTCGCGGACCAGTCGGTACTGGTCGATCCAGGCTGTGAGCGCCTCCAGCCGTGCGGGATTCAGGTGGACGGGCCGGCGTTGGGCGTCGCGGGTGCGCGTGACCAGTTGCGCCTGCTCGAGGACCTGGATGTGCTTCGAAACCGCCTGCTTGGTGATTTCGAAGGGCTCTGCCAGTTCGTTGACAGTGGCCGGGCCGCGGCTGAGCCGGGCGATGATGCGGCGGCGGGCCGGGTCGGCGAGGGCCAGGAAGGCCTTGTCGAGGAGGCTGTCGTCGCTGCGGTCCATGGCTTAGTCAACTTCTTTGTTTATCAACCTGTTGGTTGTTAACAAACTACTCTCGCAGTGACGGCGGGTCAAGAGGTACGGGCCGTGGAATTTATCCGCCGCGTTGTGATAGACAGCCTGCTTATTGCCTGTCTACTGTTGCAAGCAGCAGGTGCACGATTTGTTCTTGCAAGGAGGCATGACGATGTCCAGTTCCAACCCCGATCCGGCTGAAGATCACATCACCGGACTTGAGCCCGGGGGCGGCGTCCCGCCCGGGGAAACACCGCCGGCGGAGGCGCAGACAAATCTGACCCAAGGTCACGCCGAAGGCGGGCCCAAGAGATGGGTGCCATGGGTTTGGCTCGGCATTATCGGCCTTTCGGCCCTCATTATGGCCCTGCTGTTCCTGGTCTACGCGGGCGTGCTGGCCTTCTCTTAGCGTTGACTTACCTGCTGCCGTCCACGGCGGAATCGGGGAGGACCGGAACATCAGGGATCGCGGCGGGATCGGTTTTCTGCGGGACTGCCGGTGGCTTCGGTTCCGCGGGCAGGGGCAGTTTGTCTTCGCCGGGCTGGTCGTCGAGGTTCTTGGGCAGGACCTTGTCGCCGGGCAATTCGGGCACCGGGAGATTCGGTTGGACGCCGTCCTGGTTCGGTCTGCCGTCAAGCGAGGGAACACCCTCGCTGCGCGTGGCGCCGTCGTGCTTGCCCGACGGGGATGCGCCGGACCCGGATGTGCCGGCAGAACCGGTTCCGGATTCACCGGTCTCCAGCGGTTTGCCGGCGTCGCCGACCTCTCCGGAGCGGGAGCCTGCGGAACCGGTGTCGCTGTCCTCGGCGGGTGTCCGCCGTTCGTTGCCGGTGTCCGCGTCCGTGCCCTCGCTATCGTCCTGACCGGGGTTAACGGAGGTGGTTTGCTGCACGGGCGAGCCGCCGTCGTCGTTGTTGAAGAAGGAGGCAACCTGCTGCACCGTCTGGTCCGCGGCGCTGCGGAACTCGGGGCTTGCGGCCGCGACGCCGGTAACGCCGAGCCCGGTGGCGGCGGCAACGGCGACGCCGATCAGGGCACCCTTGGCCGCCCTGCGCCGCGGGCGCAGGGGAATGACCTTCGGCGACAGAAAGGCGGCCAGCTCGGCAGAAGGAGGAGCGGCGGGGACCGAACCGGCGGCGCGCAGTTCCAGCAGCGAGTCCTGCAGCGTGTCCGAGGATGGCACATCCGATTCGTCGAGCAGCTGCCGGAGGAATTCTTCGTCGGTGGACGCATCGGTCGTCATACCAGTGCCTCCTTCCTTTCAACCAGTGTCTTAAGTTTCAGCAGGCCGCGGCGTTGCAGCTGCTTGATGGAGCCGGTGGACTTGCCCATGATTTCGGCGACCTGCTCGAGGGAGAGGTCGGCCACGATCCGCAGGAGCAGGACTTCGTGCTGGTCCGGGGGCAATTCCCGCAGCTTCTCCTCGACCGTGCTTCCGCCCAGCACTTCCAGTGCCACGGTTTCGGCCGAGTCCGAGGTGCGGGCGTCGGTTTCCGGGTCGTATTCGGAAACATAGGGCTGGCGGGCACGCTTACGGACTTCGTCGACGTAGCGCGCGTGCGCGACTGAAAAGGCAAAGGTGCGCAGGCCCTGGTAGCCGCCGCGCACCGTGCCGATGCGGGAGAAAACGGTGAGGAAGACCTCCTGCGCCGATCCTTCCGCATCCTCCATGCCCCGGGCTTTTAGGTAACCGGATACGCCGGGTGCAAGCGTGTAATAGATCTGGCTGAAGGCTTCCGCGTCGCCGGACTGCGCAGCTGACAGAACGTCATCTGGGAGCGCTTGGGGCAAGGGGTGTCCTTCGATCCTGGGCAGGGGTGCGGAGCCACCAGTGTAGCCGCCGCACCTCTGCCGCCCGGAATCTACTTTCCGGCTTCAGCCTGGCCGGAAAGGCCGATGCCGGCTTCGACGCCAGCGTCAACGCCCTTTTCCGAGGCGTCCGCGGAGGCCTCGCCGCGGGCGTCGATGTGAGCCTGCGCCTGGCCGTTGGTGGCCGGAACCTCCGGCGTGGCCGGAATAGCGGGAACGGCGGGAACCTCTACGCCATCGACGCCGGGAACCGCGGGCATTGCGGGAGTCGCAGGGCTAACGACGGCGCCGTTGTTGGCCTCCGCGTTCACGTTCACCTTCGCGTCGGCCTCCACATCGGCATCAATATCGGCGTCGACATTCGCGTCCGCCCGGCCTTCATCGCTGATGTCCGCATCTGCGTCAACGGCGGCGTCAGCGTCTGCTTCAACGTTGGCCTCGGCCTCGGCGTCACCGGTGGCGGGCACAGCGGGAGTTGCCGGAACAGCCGGAACAGCATTCTCGACGTCGTCAGTCGGAACTGCGGGAGTGGCGGGCACTGCCGGAGTGGTGACTGCAGTCGTGTCGGCAGCGTCGGTCAGGGCCGGAGCTGCGACGGCTGCACCCGCACCGCCGACGGCGATGATGGCGGCCAGTGCGGCGCCCTTGGCGGGAAGGCTCAGGGAGCGGAAGCGCTTGGTCATGGATCTCCTCATACTCGTCTAGAAGGCGTCGGCGCTGCGGAAAGAAGTGCTGCGCCTTGCCCGTACACCCAACTAATCGAATGCGGGAGCTGAAAGGTTACGCCTGCCCATAAATTCTTTTGGACGGTCCCAAATGCGCGGCAAAGAGCGGTTAGCCAGACCCACTGACAAGCCCAAGGGGACGTCCGTGTCCGGACGTCCCCTTGGATTGACCTCATTGGTTTTTGGTTATGCCGGAAGTTGGCGTTCACGGCCGCCAGCCTTCCGCTGTCGTAGCAGCGACCAGTCGCAACGCTTGGCTAGCAGCTGACGTGCAACGTCCTGCTTGAGTCCCAGCCGTCCTTGTAGCTGTAGGAGTGTGCCTGGTAGGTCTTGCCGCACTGCAGCTTATTGCCGGACCACTCGAAGTTGCCTTTGCGGGTCTGCAAGTGCTTATGCGCGACTACGTTGTACCTACCGTTCTTGTTGATCCTGACCACCTTCACGTAGACCTTCTCGGCCTTGTAATATCTGCCCTTGACTACGAACGTTCCGTTGTACGTGATGTCCAGATCCAGGCCCGCCCCGAATGAAGCGGTAACGAACGAACTCGGTGCTGCAGCGGTTGCCGGGGCCGAGAAGCCCAGACCGGCGAGCAAGCCCAGAAGGGTTCCGGCGACCAGGATCAGCAGCCGCCAGGTAATTGGTTTCTTCATGATGACTTTGTTCTTTCGCGAACACCGTGTGTAGTACTGCGAGTCAGGCCAACGGATTGTATCGATGCCCGGAGCCCGCCGGATCCCCGGCGGGCCCAAGCATGTTATTTTTCCCAGCCCCTGGTTTGGACTCCAGCCTTCTTTGCTCAGCCTCCGCCAAGGGTAAGGCAAACATTAAACGGCGTTAAGGGAACGCGAACAGCCCAACATTGGGGGTTGCGAACTGCCCAAATCTAGGTAGTCAACCTACGGCTAAACGGCCGCCCTCTTGAAACCCCGAAGCTGGGGGAGTGATTTTTGACCATTCTGGGGAGCCGGAATTTTCCAAGTGTTCAATGTGAGATCGTGATTGGTCTTGATGTGGAGCCGATGACACCCCGCGTGGAGAACATCGAGGCTGGCCGGACCCGGCTTCCCCCTGACCGACCGGGCCCGGCCCCTCCGTCCAGTCGGTCCTGACAACCGGGTGCGCCGACTCTGGCGGACAGCATGTAGCGACAGGGTTGTGGCCGAAGGCGTGGATCAAGCAGCCAATGCGAGGGCCGACGGCGACTGGGCCGGAACCGCTGAGGCGCTGACACTCAGCCGGCATTCGGATTGGGCGGGGTCAATTCTGGTAGGCAATTGGCGCGCCTCGGCATAGTGCAGGAGCTGCTCCATGACTTCCGGCAGGACGGTTGCCCGCTTCAGATCGAGGAAAATATCGAGCCCGGGCATGATGGCGTTGGTTCGTTTGGCCACGACGTAGAGTGCCTGGACGTTTCGGGCGTCCACTGAGCCTCTGATTTCGATGCGCGCGTGCGAGCATTCCAGGTCCATCTGCACGAGGGCCTTCAATCTGCTGCTCACCGGGGGCCTGCCTCTGCCAACTCGCGCTGGTCCGAAGGCCAAACGGGCAGCTGTCCTTCCACTGGCTTGCGGAAGCTCTCGCGGTCAGCCGCGGGCACCAGATTAAAGTAAACGGGATGGGCAAAAATGTGCTTGCGGACTTCATGGCAGAACGGCAGGACCTCAAGCCGGCGGCGGTGCGCATCGGCCAGCGCCTTCCGGATCAGCCCGGTTCCCAGGCCCTGGCCCCGCTGAGTTTCGTCCACGGCGGTATGGAGAAGCCACAGCTGATCACCCTGCATCTGATAGTGCAACGATCCCGCTACCGCTCCATCGATGTAGGCATCGAACTGGGACGCTCCAAAATTATTGTGAATCACGTGCATGCTTCTCTCCTCACTTTTCACTCCGGACAGTGGTGAGGCGATCAGTGCCGCTCCTAGCGCTGCGCACCCGTTTCGCCCGGTCCGGATGCGGCAGCGTTAAGGCTGTTGCCCATAGACTGCAATCGGATTGGCTTACGACGTAAGCTAAGCATGCTTAGTTATTTCCAGCAAAACGGCATTGGCGGGTCGGTTGCATCAGCGCCTAATTCTGGAGCGCCTCCAGCCGGTCGAGCAGGCTCTCCAGGGCCTCCTCGAATTCCTGTTCTGAACGGTCTTCCGAGAGCCGTTCCTGCAGGCTCTGCAGGAGCGGGTAGTCGCTCAGGTCCGTGCTCCTCGGCGGCCGGGGCTCTGCTTCATCCACCGGTCCCACGTCGGCACCCATGGCGGCGACTTCCAAGAGCAGATGGCCCAGCAGAAAACTGCTGAAGGCGCGGTAGGCATCAACGGCGGCCTGATCGGAAAAGCCAGCCGACGTCAGCGCTTTGAGGAAGGATTCGACCCAGCGCAGGCTGCGAAGGGGCGGGCGTACCCAGGGGGCCTCGGTTGGCCGGGTGGCAATCAGGGGAAACACCTGGGGGTGCGCCAAGGCCAGCCGACGCAGTCCGTGGGCCAGCCGCAGGAGGTAGTCTTGCCAGCCGTGGCGCGGCTCAGGATAGACCTCCGGGTCCTTGTAGAGTTCGTCGATAACGACCTCGACGATGCCATCGAGCAGGTTTTCCCGGGACGGGATATAGCGGTAGAGGGACATCGCCTCGACGCCCAATTCGGTTCCGAGCCGACGCATGGTTAAGTGGCGCGGGCCGAACTGTTCAATAAATTCAGCACCGGCCTCGAGAATGCGCTGGCGGTCCAGTCGGGGTTTCTCCGCGGTGGATTTCCCCTTGTCCCCGCCATCGCGCCTTTCGGGTTCGGACATCGATCGCTCCCTCCATGCGTTCTCCCCACCCTACGCCGCGAGAAACTGCTTCGTCACGTGGTCAGTTGCTGAGGGTCTTTTGAGTGGGGATGAGGATCGCTCAGAGAGTTCGCGCGAGGCTGAAAGGGTTATCCTTCCGAAGGCTTACATTGTAAGCTGCGGGGAGGCAGCGTCAGCCGGCGGCTGTCCGGCACGCCCGGTTTGGATCCCGACCCGGCGCCTGCCCGGACCGACTGATTGGATGGGTAAATGATGGACGACGAGTTGAAGCAGGTATGGGCCGCGTCTGCGGCGCTGGAAACGCTTCAGGTTGAAATGGATCAGGCTCAGCTTTCCCTGAAGGAAGCCATCGACGAGGCAGCCAAAGCCGGAGCGGATCCCGAATCGATCGACGAGGCGGCGCAGCTGACCTCGGTGGAGCTGACCGAGCCCGTGGAGCTGGCCGGGCCTGCCGAGCCGAGCCGTAGCGAGCTGGAACCCAGCTAGCCTTTGGCCCTCAATGCCTGTTAAACCCGGCACGGCCGTTGCAACTCCCTACGTCTTGAGAGTCGCAACGACCGTCTGGACCGAAGCCCTCATGGCGAGCCCCGCCGTCGTGCTTTGAGTGGCCCGTTTCTGGCCGGAGCGTGCCTTACTTGGCGGCGATCTGCTCGTCGTCCCGCGTGAGGGCGGTCAGCGCACCGGTGTCCACGTCCTGGGACGGGCCGTTGAGGTAGCGCTGCAGGCTGTCGTCCATCGCATTGATCCAGCGGGTATGGTGCCGCGCAGCCATGGTGCCGGTCATGACCGAGCGGTGGATGTTGTCGCGGTAGCCGAGGATGTCGTCTTCCTTGTCCTTCATCCACTGCTTGAACAGGGCGGAGACGGTGTCCAGATCGAACTCCGGGTAGTCCGTCAGCGCGATCAGTTCGCGCAGATAGTCCGTCTGGTAATCCGCTTCGGCATCGTGGTCGGGCAGCGCGTCCTGGCGCTCCAGCCACACCTGGATATCGGCGGCGCGTTCCTCCGCCGCGGGCAGCTCAATGCGGCCGAGCATCACGTCGCGGGCGAACCAGGCCTGCGCGTCGAACATGTTGAACGTGTAGTACTGGTCCTGCGCGCCAAGGTAGAACAGGTTGGTGTTGTCCTGCCAGATAACACCCTTGTAGAGGTTGCCCGGGTAGAGCACGTTCTTCGACTTCAGCGACAGTTCGGCCGGCAGGAACGGGTACTTGTGCTGGTAACCGGTGCAAAGAACAACGGCGTCAAACTCGCCGGTGGTGCCGTCGCTGAAATGGGCAGTGCGGCCTTCGAAACGCGTGACCAACGGACGCTCGACGGCGGATTCCGGCCAGTCGAAGCCCATGGGGCCGCTGCGGTAGCTGAACGTGACGGACTTGGCGCCCATCTTGTGCGACTGCATGCCGATGTCCTCGGCGGAGTAGCTGCTGCCGATCAACAGGAGATCCTTGCCAGCGAAGCGCTCGGCGCCGCGGAAATCATGGGCGTGCAGGACTTCGCCGGGGAAGCTGTTGATGCCGTCGAACTGCGGCACGTGGGGAACCGAGAAGTGGCCCACGGAAACAACCAGCTTGTCAAAGACGTGGGTCTCGGTCTTCTGGGCGGCCAGGTCCTCGACCGTGACCGTGAATTCCTGCGTCTGTTCGTTGTAGGAAACCCAGCGTGCGGTGGTGTTGAAACGGACGTACTTGCGCACATCCGACTTCTCCACGCGGCCCTTGATGTAGTCGAAGAGGACCTCGCGCGGCGGGTAGGAAGAGATCGGGCGGCCGAAGTGCTCGTCGAACGTGTAGTCGGCGAACTCAAGGCATTCCTTGGGGCCGTTGGACCACAAGTGGCGGTACATGCTGCTGTGCACGGGCTCGCCGGCGGCGTCCAGGCCCGTGCGCCAGCTGCTGTTCCACTGACCGCCCCAGTCGGACTGCTTTTCGAAGCAGACGATTTCCGGGATATCGGCGCCAAGCTGCCGTGCCGATTCGAACGCCCGCAGCTGTGCCATTCCGCTGGGGCCTGCACCAATGATTCCGACTCGCAATTTCATGCATCTCCTCATCCATTGGATCTTGTTTCGTCAGATGCGACGCCCGGAAATACCGCGGGTCCAGGAGGCCAGGCTGCGCAGAGACGCGTATGCCCGGCGCAACGCAGGTTGCGGCGGCAAAACAGTAACAGCGCACTACGCGCTTGGCCCTGTTCATCAATCCCGGCGACGGGAGACGGTCAATCAATCCCGGTGACGGGAGATCGGGGCACTGCAGGTCGGAGATCCAGGCGGTCAGGCCTGGACCAACGATTCCGGGCGGTTCACCGAAGATCCAATAACCACAGCGAACCTACTCCCCAGTACAACATTGCAGGAATGCTAAGTCAAAGCGAGCCGAGGATAAGCGCTGCTTGAGCTCCGCTCGCCCTGCCGGAACTTACTTGGCTAAAACCCGGCCGTTATCGACTTCCCAGCGGGTGTCCAGCTGGACGTTTTCCAACAGCCGGCGGTCGTGGGAAACCAGCAGCAGGGCGCCGTCGTAGCTTTCGAGTGCTTCCTCCAGCTGTTCGATGGCGGGCAGGTCCAGGTGGTTGGTGGGTTCGTCGAGCACCAGCAGGTTGACCCCGCGCGCCTGCAGCAAAGCGAGAGCGGCACGCGTGCGTTCGCCGGGGGAGAGGGCACCTACCGGACTGCTGACCTGATCGGCCTTCAAGCCAAACTTCGCCAGCAGGGTGCGGACTTCGGCCTGGTTAAGCTGAGGC
Encoded proteins:
- a CDS encoding VOC family protein, with amino-acid sequence MDWTLEVVLLPVADIDRAIEFYRDKVGFSLDHHTVNEHMNIAQLTPRGSGCSIVVGNLPAQSEMEPGSLRGLQLVVSDANAAREELLSRGVEASEITVFDKRDGGTFFGFSDPDGNTWAVQELKVRAEKPLIPRDVRTGSGAK
- a CDS encoding SRPBCC family protein → MTDIEESAVPALSGHLTKHREDMMANVLNLNNPEGLPYSEYEREFDYPAAEVFRAHADPELYRQWIGPRGLTTRIDEHDYRSGGSFRFVQHRGDGIEHAFRGIFHSVRDNEFILNTFEYEGYPGVVTLEYTTFEDLPGGRSRLAGRSVFPDLASRIRYLADGMETGMAEGYDRLEEVLADKEMHHGLDARSSAAAGRRH
- a CDS encoding IS110 family transposase — its product is MTAISIVAHSYPFVVGVDTHARNHVYAILAARTGELIDTRDFPTTSAGINRAIAWVARRTDADADTLWVIEGAASYGAVLAGAVAAEGYPVAEAPRMDAKKRHGVGKSDALDAHHIAAAALPLPQAKLCRPRLNEGVRQALRILVTARDAMSAERTRSVNSLTALLRTNDLGLDARRALSAAQIAEASRWRAREEELSLTIARTEATRLAKRVLELDDQLKANDKQVTELVQISEAAPLLHEKGFGSVTAATCLTAWSHQGRVRNEAAYASLAGVNPIPASSGNTVRHRLNRGGDRNLNRALHMVALTKMTHDEETRRYVEKRRTEGRTDREIRRCIKRYLARRVHRTLNAASPCLKSA
- a CDS encoding SRPBCC family protein, translated to MSNALKLSVPEGVPFIDYEREFDFPVADVFRAHKDPELIKQWLGPRGLKMDIDHYDFRTGGSYSYLHTGPDGVAYSFSGVFHTVRDNEFAVQTFEFGGYPDVVSIEFMTFEDLGGGRCKLIGHSVYPNQEARDGMAQSGMEGGMTEGYERLDELLAGARTA
- a CDS encoding ArsR/SmtB family transcription factor, whose protein sequence is MDRSDDSLLDKAFLALADPARRRIIARLSRGPATVNELAEPFEITKQAVSKHIQVLEQAQLVTRTRDAQRRPVHLNPARLEALTAWIDQYRLVREGQFRSLDAVLQSQAKTHTTKDPS
- a CDS encoding DUF6480 family protein — translated: MSSSNPDPAEDHITGLEPGGGVPPGETPPAEAQTNLTQGHAEGGPKRWVPWVWLGIIGLSALIMALLFLVYAGVLAFS
- a CDS encoding RNA polymerase sigma factor, whose amino-acid sequence is MPQALPDDVLSAAQSGDAEAFSQIYYTLAPGVSGYLKARGMEDAEGSAQEVFLTVFSRIGTVRGGYQGLRTFAFSVAHARYVDEVRKRARQPYVSEYDPETDARTSDSAETVALEVLGGSTVEEKLRELPPDQHEVLLLRIVADLSLEQVAEIMGKSTGSIKQLQRRGLLKLKTLVERKEALV
- a CDS encoding GNAT family N-acetyltransferase, whose product is MHVIHNNFGASQFDAYIDGAVAGSLHYQMQGDQLWLLHTAVDETQRGQGLGTGLIRKALADAHRRRLEVLPFCHEVRKHIFAHPVYFNLVPAADRESFRKPVEGQLPVWPSDQRELAEAGPR
- a CDS encoding TetR/AcrR family transcriptional regulator C-terminal domain-containing protein codes for the protein MSEPERRDGGDKGKSTAEKPRLDRQRILEAGAEFIEQFGPRHLTMRRLGTELGVEAMSLYRYIPSRENLLDGIVEVVIDELYKDPEVYPEPRHGWQDYLLRLAHGLRRLALAHPQVFPLIATRPTEAPWVRPPLRSLRWVESFLKALTSAGFSDQAAVDAYRAFSSFLLGHLLLEVAAMGADVGPVDEAEPRPPRSTDLSDYPLLQSLQERLSEDRSEQEFEEALESLLDRLEALQN
- a CDS encoding NAD(P)-binding domain-containing protein, with protein sequence MKLRVGIIGAGPSGMAQLRAFESARQLGADIPEIVCFEKQSDWGGQWNSSWRTGLDAAGEPVHSSMYRHLWSNGPKECLEFADYTFDEHFGRPISSYPPREVLFDYIKGRVEKSDVRKYVRFNTTARWVSYNEQTQEFTVTVEDLAAQKTETHVFDKLVVSVGHFSVPHVPQFDGINSFPGEVLHAHDFRGAERFAGKDLLLIGSSYSAEDIGMQSHKMGAKSVTFSYRSGPMGFDWPESAVERPLVTRFEGRTAHFSDGTTGEFDAVVLCTGYQHKYPFLPAELSLKSKNVLYPGNLYKGVIWQDNTNLFYLGAQDQYYTFNMFDAQAWFARDVMLGRIELPAAEERAADIQVWLERQDALPDHDAEADYQTDYLRELIALTDYPEFDLDTVSALFKQWMKDKEDDILGYRDNIHRSVMTGTMAARHHTRWINAMDDSLQRYLNGPSQDVDTGALTALTRDDEQIAAK